The following proteins are encoded in a genomic region of Vigna radiata var. radiata cultivar VC1973A unplaced genomic scaffold, Vradiata_ver6 scaffold_7, whole genome shotgun sequence:
- the LOC106753683 gene encoding myb family transcription factor PHL7 isoform X4, whose translation MTVLWMPLHNLVDQIVGATPKGVLRVMGVPGLTIYHVKSHLQKYRLAKYLPESPADDSKDEKRNSGDSFSGADSSPGMPINDALRMQMEVQKRLHEQLEVQKQLQMRIEAQGKYLQKIIEEQQKLGNTLTTSETLPLSHDKQSHPHSEASGSSDALASTLSPRKKQRIDDGSKDGFTASHVRKTEQKNECNVGQLVPNLYDDAGFGFNLETNKDEHKESGQ comes from the exons GAGCAACCCCAAAAGGTGTCCTTAGAGTGATGGGTGTTCCTGGACTGACCATTTATCATGTTAAAAGCCATTTACAG AAATATCGTCTTGCAAAGTATTTACCTGAATCACCAGCTGATG ACTCTAAAGATGAGAAGAGGAATTCTGGAGACAGCTTTTCTGGCGCAGATTCTTCTCC GGGAATGCCAATCAATGATGCCTTAAGAATGCAGATGGAGGTTCAGAAACGTCTGCATGAGCAGCTTGAG GTTCAGAAGCAATTACAAATGAGAATTGAAGCACAGGGTAAATACTTACAAAAGATCATAGAGGAACAGCAGAAATTAGGTAATACCTTAACAACCTCCGAAACACTTCCTTTATCGCATGATAAGCAAAGTCATCCGCACTCGGAGGCTTCTGGATCTAGTGATGCCCTTGCAAGCACTTTGTCTCCTCGTAAAAAACAGAGAATCGATGATGGTTCCAAGGATGGCTTCACTGCTTCCCATGTAAGGAAGACTGAACAAAAGAATGAGTGCAATGTTGGTCAGTTGGTTCCAAATTTGTATGATGATGCTGGGTTTGGATTTAATTTGGAGACAAACAAGGATGAACATAAGGAGAGTGGACAGTAA
- the LOC106753683 gene encoding myb family transcription factor PHL7 isoform X3 — MTVLWMPLHNLVDQIVGATPKGVLRVMGVPGLTIYHVKSHLQKYRLAKYLPESPADGKDSKDEKRNSGDSFSGADSSPGMPINDALRMQMEVQKRLHEQLEVQKQLQMRIEAQGKYLQKIIEEQQKLGNTLTTSETLPLSHDKQSHPHSEASGSSDALASTLSPRKKQRIDDGSKDGFTASHVRKTEQKNECNVGQLVPNLYDDAGFGFNLETNKDEHKESGQ, encoded by the exons GAGCAACCCCAAAAGGTGTCCTTAGAGTGATGGGTGTTCCTGGACTGACCATTTATCATGTTAAAAGCCATTTACAG AAATATCGTCTTGCAAAGTATTTACCTGAATCACCAGCTGATGGTAAAG ACTCTAAAGATGAGAAGAGGAATTCTGGAGACAGCTTTTCTGGCGCAGATTCTTCTCC GGGAATGCCAATCAATGATGCCTTAAGAATGCAGATGGAGGTTCAGAAACGTCTGCATGAGCAGCTTGAG GTTCAGAAGCAATTACAAATGAGAATTGAAGCACAGGGTAAATACTTACAAAAGATCATAGAGGAACAGCAGAAATTAGGTAATACCTTAACAACCTCCGAAACACTTCCTTTATCGCATGATAAGCAAAGTCATCCGCACTCGGAGGCTTCTGGATCTAGTGATGCCCTTGCAAGCACTTTGTCTCCTCGTAAAAAACAGAGAATCGATGATGGTTCCAAGGATGGCTTCACTGCTTCCCATGTAAGGAAGACTGAACAAAAGAATGAGTGCAATGTTGGTCAGTTGGTTCCAAATTTGTATGATGATGCTGGGTTTGGATTTAATTTGGAGACAAACAAGGATGAACATAAGGAGAGTGGACAGTAA